TCAAGTGATAGATTTTCTGTTGACTGGTTAAAAGATTTTGCTGATGAAAATAGTTAGGGGCTGcatgttttcgtttcttttttttgtttaagaacataaattttgtcttttttgttcccgggaacaaaaaaagaacagaaacgcgtttgtttgcgtttttgttcaaaatctgattttttgttcccggaacacaaaaagaacagaaataaaaaaaaaaaaaaaattgtttcttgtttcaaaaacacttttgaagaaacacttcttctctctcttctcttttcttcttctttttctttggctggtcgccggcctcggtcATGGTTGGCGGCCATTTGTCGAGGGCGGCGACACCGTCGAGGGTCGCCGACCTCGCCGCAGCATTTCCGCCCCCGGCGTCACTCGGCCTCGCCTtaggccgggcgagctcgagcgaggccgagctggcaggggccggcgagcctcgccgtggccgggcgaggtgTCGACCCCGTCGGCCCGTGAGTCggaggccggcgatcggccgaaaaaagaaaaataaaaaaaaaagaaaggaaaaaggaaaaataaaataaaaatatttaaaaattaaaagaaacaaaaaagaatataaatttaccaaacgtgtttctattcattttttattcccgaaacaagtttaccaaacgcatatTTCGggtaaaaattgttctccggaacaaaaaacaatttttttttaatttatgtttcctataacaattttttttttttatttcgtttcctataacaatttttgaacagaaatgttaccaaacgcgcccttatttACAGATTGTCACTTCACTAATTTACTAGGTAAATATTAATGTCTCTAATTTGGAACACTTCTTTTTTGCTAGAACTCCTAATTAGGAATGACCATGTCATGTTCtcccaaatataaaaaaattagcatgCTCGTGGAGAGAGgcaatacaataaaaaaaatatatcgcTTTTATTTACCATCCCGAAAGAAAAGGCGgtggatttttcattttatttcctgAATAGAGGGTAGTTATGTCAAGTCGAATTGGAAAAAAGGGACCCGACAGATGGAAATTAAACGGAATCCTATATAGAAACTATGTAATTAAcagttttaccaaaaaaaaaaaaaaacctatgtAATTAACAGCGTTAATTACCCCACTTTCCTTGATTAAACCATTTTTaccgaattttttatttgagaaaagtttttctaaaattaaagaACGACTATAATGAAGAGAGCCCAAGACAAATTACAACATTcgagtcagagagagagagagagagagagttcaaattttttcGCAACTCTTCGATTCCTTGCCTCCGCCTCCGGAAATTGCCAAAGCACACGTGCAGCCAGCCCTCGGCCTCCCACCGCACTCCCCGGGGAATGGCCATGGTGCCACCATGATCGATGCTAGCTAGGGTCTCGCACCTCTCCTCCCCATCTCGATGAAGCCTCACCTCATCGATCGGGGTGGGGGATTTTGGGTTTATTTGtgtcaaattttgacacttacaATGTATTTTAGCTCAATCTtatactttattattattattttttgggtgaTCTAATATTCTATGTAAGTTCATTTCAACATAATGGttggtttcttcttttcatagggaaaattaccaaaaaaaaaaaaaaaaaacaaaatcatgaaCATACCGCAATCGTGccgattcaatcataaatttattttgttgactaattgagtcttaaacccATTGCActtatattaatttagttcatCTATCAGTGTTGATGTGGATGTCAGCTACTGCTAGTgaacatttctttaatattattttatttcgaatttgttattatattttattatatttttttcctttttctctttctcttttgttttttttctcctcctttctttggCTTCAACAATTGGCTAGAGGGGGCAGTTGCTGGACTAAGGCGACTCCATCGTTGCCTCCATCGTTGGGCGGGCGAGCTTGCTCGGGCTTTGGCGAGGcaagccctcactagatctatGGATCGATGAGCTCACCCTCACTTAGATCCACGAAGGGCTCGCCTTGCCCTTGCCCAAAGCAATGATGAGATGAGCTTGCCACTGGCCAATTGCTGaagctagaggaaggagaaggaatgaagggaaaaaggacaaaaagaaaagataaaaaaattaataaaaaatttgaaaaaaaaaataatattaaaaaaattgttcactaGCATTGGCTGGCATCCATGTTAGTGTCAATAAGTTAAATTTGACTaaataaactgaattgacataattacaaaagatttagaactcaattagtcaaaaaaataagctTAAGACCGAATCGGTAcaattataatatgtttatgcATTTTTCGataatttcctctcttttcataAACCCATTTTTTTAGTGAACAATATGCTTCCATAAAGTATTATATGTATTTCCTCAATGTTAGATGCAAGGACAAAGGATGCTGTTGTGATTAGTCGACCAAGTAATTGTGGGCTTGTCAATGAGAATATGCCATCTCTTAGAAGAAAGCGGGGAGAGCGAAGCAATCGAGAAGTTGTCAATAATTGTTGCCATTTGTAGCTTTCGAAAGTTGTCGACATCACATGCTACATGATGTAGGGAAAGTTGACCCTTGTTAACAATAGAGCTAGTAGGCAAAAAAAGTAAGGTGACAAGATTTGTGATTATTGAGATTGTCATCGTTGGCACTTATGGAACGAGGGGAGTTGGCAAGAAAGCCACTCTAAGCATGTCCATGATAAAGTATTTGAGGATCCTACCTTTAATTATGTGTTCCGGTCATTGTATCTCAAGAGTTTAGCGTCTATAAATTACGAGAAAAGATTGTCAATGTAGCCGGACTAGATAATCTCTCAAATGATAAAGGATGTGAAGAGGAGGACGCGCGTATTGAATCTAAGAAGGATAATAATGTTATTGGCCAGTATGCCGACTGATTAGCAGCAAAGCATGGGAACACGGAGCTGTCCGGGTCAGCACAGATGTGCGGTCCGCCTCGCCAATTGCTGACGTCACAAAGACCCAACCGCATTGGAGAGCGAGGGATGGCGGTGCATGCGCCGTGGGGCCTGCCGTCCTCCCACTCTGGGGCCCCACCACCGCCGTGATTTGCTAACTTTCTCGCAACCATGTCCCTATAAAATGTCTTGTCAAAGCGGATACACCCCCTTCCCtacttcatttctctctctctcgatctcctCTGCTAACTCCCAACATAAATTTCGGTTACTGAGGAATTTAGTGGATGGTAGgggaagagaaataaaaataaaaaacaatataTAATGGCCTGAGATATTCTCGTGTATTGaaatctaaattaaaattaaggatatgaatggagaaaaagaaccaaaattcatttgaaattaaaaaacacCGATCCTTTTTGCATTCGTTAAGAGCCGGAGGAATTTAAAACAATGATTAAATTTGTTGTTAGGTTAACCGTTCAAGCTTGAAAAATAATAGTCGAGTCAAGGGAGGCTCCATCTTCTCAACTAAAATTATTACGATATGATCGGGGAATGTTTTATCATTTtcgtctaatttttttttttctcccttgctCGCTACCCATACTCTTCTTTGCTCTCTTGGCatatttttcactttcatcGTTAGGTATCAATCTATTGCTTCAGATCCTCCAAATTAAGAAGGTTaacaaaatcgagaagaaatacGATGAGGTCCTATTACCTTAGAAGCGGTGACTTGTTAGAGTTTTGGAAGTTTTCATCTCTCGATCTAAATCTAAATTTGTGAGTTCTTTAGAGGTGTTTTTGTGCCTGTCCAACCTCACTCTATCTAGATTTAGATATGGGAGCTTTTTTCAACCCTACTTTCTATGGGCAAAGTCGAAACGTCTTGCTTAGTCGGTTCCAACCCACCAAtccgaatatatatatatatcaccgTTTTTCTGGAGGCGTTTTAGacgttttcttaatttttattattataaataaaggCCTTACTTTCTTGGCatatttttcactttcatcGTTAGGTATCAATCAATTGCTTCAGATCCTCCAAATTAAGAAGGTTatcaaaatcgagaagaaatacGATGAGGTCCTATTACCTTAGAAGCGGTGACTTGTTAGAGAGTTTTGGAAGTTTTCATCTCTCGATCTAAATCTAAATTTGTGAGTTCTTTAGAGGTGTTTTTGTGCTTGTCCAACCTCACTCTATCTAGATTTAGATATGGGAGCTTTTTTCAACCCTACTTTCTACTGGGCAGTCGAAACGTCTTGCTTAGTCAGTTCCAACCCACCAATCCGGAATATATAAAGATCACCGTTTTCTGGAGGTGTTTTAGacgttttcttaatttttattattataaaaaaaaggccTTCCTTTCTATTGGACAGTCGAAACGTTTTGCTTAGTCAAGTATGGACCCACCCATCCGGAATACATATACCTTTTTCTTGAGACGCCTTAGACGTTTTAATATATATAGATCGTCCCATGCAGGTTTCCGATGTTCGTCGAGGTGTTCGGTTACTTCCTCTGCACAAAACCAGAGGGTTGCCCCCAGTTTTTAACTCCGCTTCAGCTATAAGCTTGTTTCCTCGCGGACGCTCTCTTAGGGATTCAACCCCCAAGCCCTCTTCTCACCAGCTCGGAGGTACTcgctctctctcaatctctctacTCCCTTTTCGTTCTCCCATTTCTCTTCTGTGAACCCAAATTTTTGCACTTCGGTCTCTAGTTTATGTCGCTCCGTAATCGTCGATTTATGGGTTGGCTGGGTTTCGTTTATGTATTCTCTACTACATAATGGTGCCGGTGAGCCCAGAACGAAGACTTTTATtgctttataaaaaataaatcatcgTTAGCTGAGTGGTCAGTCATACTTGACGCTTGTAAACTGGAGAGTTTACCATGTATCCTTAGAATTAGTTTGTAAAGAACCCAACCGAGTAAATGGAAAAACTTAAGGGTGCAGCTGAGCCGGGCTATGAAATTTTGCTGAAAGCGGAGTCAAGGGGCAAGATTAGGGGCTGAAGGGAGATGCATGATAGAGATATTACCCAAGAAAGAGTGCGCAAGCCCATGAACattgaacaagaaagaaaaccgCGTTCCCAAAGATAAGATAACagtgaaaaaataaacaaaaaagtaGCTACAAATTTAAAGAGCAAAATTTCCAGAACCCAGTTAAACATGTCATCTTCATATCCGAGAGTGAAAAGAGAACTGGGGTAGAAATGATGGTGGGAGTCACTGAAGCAGGGCctttttctaaaagaattgGGGATTGATGAAGATTTTGACCCAATTCCGAagtccaaaattaattaaatatcttACAGGCCTCGGCGCCATTCttcacccaaaaattcaaggTCTTCCTTGAAACTTATCTGTCCATTCTTTTGTGGGATACAGAGAAAATGCCTAGAGAGACGGACCCCTTTTGGAAGTATGTGAAATTGCTGCCTAACAAACACTGGAACTGCAACTTCTGTGGGAATTCGTATGCTGGAAGCGCGACCAGGATCAAGGCCCACTTAGCCGGAGTTGGAGGATATGGGATCAATGACTGCAAGGACGTTGATGGCCGAGTGAGATCGGAAGCCCGAAAGGCGATGAAGGGTAAAACAGTGGTGGAATCGAGCAGCAGACCAGATAACGATGAAGTGGGTCTGCATCAGCCTGCGATCGCAAGCAATGAAGATGGTCAGCCTGTGATCGCAAGCAATGAAGATGGTCGGAGAGAGACTTCGTTTGTTGCCATGCCATACCTGAGCTCTAATGCCATAAGCAATGGTCAGCCTGTGATTGCAAGCAATGAAGATGGTCAGCCTGTGATTGCAAGCAATGAAGATGGTCAGCCTGTGATTGCAAACAATGAAGATGGTCGGAGAGAGATTTCATTTGTTGTCATGCCATACCTGAGCTCTAATGCCATAAGCACTGTAGGTGCAAATTCATCAGACTTTCATCCATTGCATGAGATGAATGTGCCCAGTCAGTATCTTCCTACTCAAAACATGACCACACATGGGGACATTTCATTCTGGACACAACCTCCTCAATCTCATGCCGTTGATTCTAACATTCAGCCATGGAATTTGAGTCATCCCAGTGGCGGCAGAGACCTTGCACTTCAAGCTTTGACTCACATGCCACCCCCAGTAAATGTAGAAGAGGGAGAACCCAATGCAGAGGTTCCAGAAGGTATGTGAAACTTCGAAATTCACCATATGTTAGAAGCTCATGCAGGACACCGAATTTGTTTTCTAATCCTTACCTAAGAATTTGGATATAGCAGGACATTTAGATTCCTAATAGTAatagaaaatgaacaaatgaacaGAGTCGTCTGAACCTTGGGAGcttcgcgagagagagagagagagagggagagagggagggaggtgtATATGAGATCGCTTGATCAGTGAACTTTCCTTGCTAGTGGGCTGACTTTGGAGATggataattatatcaatttgcaTAGGCATCGGTTCAATTTCAATCTCATGTGCCAAAGTTGTGAACATCATTTCTTATTTCATCCATGTTTCCCTAACGAATTACCAAAAGCActtccaaattaaaaaagaggatGCATAGAAGGGGTAAGCATGCATTTGGTAGGCACTTTccagttttcaaaatatttcgaTGTGTTGAGGGGACTGGTATTGTCTTGATGACttcacaaaattcatgaaaatttcCTTGTTTCCCCTTCAACGAGTCCAAATGTGTACTGATCTCATACTGAGTATTTCCTTGATGTTAGATGCGAGGACAGATGATGCACTAGTAGATAGTCAACCAGGTGCTTGTGGGCTGGTTGATGTTATGCCAACTCTGAAAAGAAAGCTGGAAGAACTAAGCAATCAAGAAGCAGACATGGATGGGTTGGAGACATGGTGTAGGAAAGCACAAAGGCTAAGAGGAGAATACTGGAGCATGGTCCAAGCATTCCAAGAAGGCAGATCTCTTTCTCCACAGCAAGTAGAAAGAATAAATGATTTGAGCAAAGAAGTTGAAGATATTCTAGTCCACTGTAGCTTCCGAAAAGGTTGGACAACACATGCTGCTGGACGTAGGAAAAGTTTGCCCTTGGTAACAACAGTGCTAGTAGACAAGGAAAGTAAGAAGACAATAAATAAGATTTGCAACTATCTAATGGAGGATGAGATTGTCATCATTGGTATTTATGGAATGGCGGGAGTTGGCAAGACAACCATTCTAATGCATGTCCATAATAGAGTACTTGAGGATCCTACCTTTAATGATGTGTTCTGGGTCACTGTACCTCGGAAGTTTAGCATCTATAAACTACAAAACGAGATTGCCAATGCAGTTGGACTAGACAATCTCTCAATGGATAAGGATGTGAAGAGGAGGGCATGCATATTGAATAGGCATTTGAAGACAAAGAGAGCTGTCTTATGTTTAGATGGTCTGTGGATGCACTTTGACATTGAGGATGTGGGAATTCCAGTTGAGAAAGGAAGCATTAAGTTGGTAATGACAACTCGATCGCTAGATGTATGTGAGAAGATGGTCTGCCAAAAACAAGTCAAAATAGGTCCTCTAGATTTGCGAGATGATTGTTGGgtcttatttttgaaaaagcttTGCTTTGGGAGAGACCTCCCTTCAGAAGTTAAAAATATTGCAAGCTCCATTTTGGATAAGTGTGGAGGTTTGCCACTTGGGATCATTGAGATCGCAACTCAGATGAGGGGACTAAAGGGAGTGCATGAATGGAAAGACTTGTTGCAGCATTTAGAAAATTCGATGATGGGACTTGGTGTGTTCAAGAAACTGAAACTCAGTTACATGAACTTGGGTAATCTTCAAGTGCAGCAGTGTTTCTTGCATTTAATACTCTGTTTTGGAGAGTACTCTAAAGCTGAAATCATTGAAAAGGTTTTGATAGAATCTTTCATAGATGAGGGCTTGTTAAGTGGAATAGCCACTCGGCAAGAATTGCACGATAAAGGTAACATCATAttggacaaaataaaaaaggcttGCCTGGGGGTTGATAAAGACAAAGAATATCTGTTAGTACACCCCTTGATAAGGGACATGGCATTGCAAATAGTGACGAGCACAACTCACATGGTTAAGGCGAACATGGGATTGAAAGAAATTCCAAAAGATAAGTTATGGACCGATCACCTAGAGAAAGTCTTTTTACAAAGCAACGATATAAAAGAAATCCCATATGGCATATCGCCAAATTGCCCTAAACTTATGAGGCTGTCATTGAATAACAATGTCTATTTGGAAGCCATCCACAAATCTTTCTTCAAGCATATGAAGGGGTTGAAGGTTCTAGATCTCAGCAAAACGAAAATCACGGATTTACCGGACACTATATCTCACTTGGAGAGCTTAGAAGCACTGTTACTCCGAGAGTGTGAGGAATTACATTTTATACCTTGTGTGCGAAAGTTGGGATCCCTAAAAAAGTTGGACCTTAGTGGGTGTGCAATGCTTGAAGAAGTGCCGGAGGGGATGGAGATGTTGGTAAAGCTGATGTACCTTGACCTGCTTGGCATAGAGATCAAGGCATTACCGGAAGGAGTGTTGGGGAAGCTGGTGAACTTGCAATATCTGGTGATTAATTACATGATGGAAGAGGAGGTAGAGATAGAATTAACAATGGTGGAAGGACTCTATTGCTCTGTTCTGAATGTTGAAACATTCAATGCATGTGTGAGGCTTGTCGAGCAAAACAGCTCCCAACCATATGACCTGGCACTGAGTGCATCAGGAAACTACCTCTTTAGGGATAAGCATGAGAGGCGTATAATCATCGAAAGTGGCCATAGTATTGTGGCAACGGTAGATGGAGAAATTGGTGGGGATGGCCGCGCTCTATTTCCCAAAAATGTGCAAGTACTAGAAGTGGGACGGTGCAGTGGGGTGACAAGTTTGTGTGAGGTAGGCCCACTTAATAATCTAGAGGAGCTGGAGATAAACGAATGGGAGAAGCTGGAGGAGCTGGGTGCTGTCCACTTCCCTCGTCTTCGGAGACTGAAAATCACTTGGTGTACCAAACTGaagcatttcttgaaggaggggCATGAGCTCCGATATCTACAATGGTTTAAAATCGAGGGCTCGGAGGAACTAGAGGGGATTAATATAGCAGCACCTTTTCTTTATAATATAGAAGTGTACAGGTGTCCTAAAATGAAGTGGGTGGTGAAATGGCAGTGGCTGGCCACTTGCCTCCCAAATCTGAGGtccattaaaataaaagattgtgAGCAATTAGAGGAGATATTAGGTGGGCTACCGCCAATCGGTGCATCTTGTCGtcttaaaaatattgaaatagtAGGATGCGACAACCTGAAGGGGGTGCTGATGGCGCATGACATGTCGCTCCACCTTCCGTTACTCCAAGATGTAATAGTCAAAGACTGCATGGGCATAGAGGTGATAATAGGCACTGTTTTTAACATGATGCAACCCTCcttcctaaatttattaagcCTGACTCTATGTAGTCTTCCGGAGCTGAAGAGCATATGTCAAGGGACCGTGAGTTCCCTTTCAATCCAATATATGATGATAGATGACTGTCAGCAGCTGAAGAGGCTTCCTCTGCTTGACCATCGTCCCCGCGATAAGCATGATATTTGGATAGATGAGCTGACGTGGCAGTCGCTGGAGTGGGACCACCAATCCCTTTTCCAACCTTCACTTCAATACTTAGCCAGGAGTTATGGTAAGTCACCCGCAAAATTTTACCTTTCTTTTATCCTCTCCATCTCCTGCGGGCCCTTCTTCGAAGGATGCACTCCCGCGGTATAgtaagtttcttttttgtttctgtattttttttggaaactcAACACCACACTATTAGACCCAGTGTATGACTTTTATCACAACTAGAAAGTATATCAAAATGGTTatattattattgaaattttggtAAAGAAAACACCCCCTTCACTTTGAAAGAATAATACTGACAACAatctttgctctctttttttccctccctatTGTACCTTAAAAATACtacacttcttcttcattttggtaGATTATGATGTTTAAAAGTGCCAAAATGTCGAGGCAATTCTTGACTTCATGAGTCGGGCGAGTTTAAGGGAGCATGTTAAAcgctttttacattttctttttgttgcctATTCTGTTTTATCTCATCTAGTACTTCTATCTTCGTTTTCAAACTCCGACCtgctttttaaattaatagctGCActttaatcaaaaaattaaaccaGTGTGAATTAGTCTTTCTCGTTTTTCGAAAGGAACACCTGTTCTTGGACTTCCAATTGCATCTCTGCACATATTGAATTTCTTtctgtttaatttgattaaGCTTGATTAGTCAGGGAAGTCTCGAATTTGTTCATGTTGTTTATattctctctttaatttgaTATGTCAAGGAAGTATctaatttctttgaattgtttttttgtAAAACTTGGTGAACAAGGGTTTTCCAATTGGCTTGATCAAAAGATATGTGCATATATTGAAAGTAGCAGCGCTATTACGGCAAGGGTAGATGGACAAATTGGTGGGGATGGCAGCAATTTACTTCCAAGAAATGTGCAAGTACTGGAAGTAGGAGGGGGCAGTGGGGTGACAAGTTTGAGCGAGGTAGGCCCACTGGAGAATCTAGAGGAGCTGGTCATAGAGAAATGGGAGAAGTTGGAGGAGCTGGGTGCTGTCCACGTCCCTCAGCTGCAGAGACTGAACATCAATCGCTGTTCCAAATTGAAGCGTCTCTCAGTGGAGGGACAGGGGCTTCCACATCTACACTGGTTTACAATCAGAGGCTCAGCAAAACTAGAAGAGATCGATTTAGCTGCACCTAATCTAAACTTTATGGAAGTGCAGGATTGTCGTAGAATGAAAAGAGTGGTGGAATGGGACTGGCTGATCACTTGCCTTCCAAATTTGAAGTCCATTCGAATATTTGGGTGTGAGAAATTAAAGGAAATAATAGGTGGGCCATTACCAATTGGTGCCACTTGTCGTCTTACAATGTTAAAAATTTTTGGATGCAACAACGTGAAGGGGGTGCTGCTGACGCACGATATGTTGCTCCACATCCCTTTCCTCCAAGATATAACAATCTCACACTGTGATGGCATAGAGGTGATAA
The window above is part of the Eucalyptus grandis isolate ANBG69807.140 chromosome 6, ASM1654582v1, whole genome shotgun sequence genome. Proteins encoded here:
- the LOC108955395 gene encoding probable disease resistance protein At4g27220 codes for the protein MPRETDPFWKYVKLLPNKHWNCNFCGNSYAGSATRIKAHLAGVGGYGINDCKDVDGRVRSEARKAMKGKTVVESSSRPDNDEVGLHQPAIASNEDGQPVIASNEDGRRETSFVAMPYLSSNAISNGQPVIASNEDGQPVIASNEDGQPVIANNEDGRREISFVVMPYLSSNAISTVGANSSDFHPLHEMNVPSQYLPTQNMTTHGDISFWTQPPQSHAVDSNIQPWNLSHPSGGRDLALQALTHMPPPVNVEEGEPNAEVPEDARTDDALVDSQPGACGLVDVMPTLKRKLEELSNQEADMDGLETWCRKAQRLRGEYWSMVQAFQEGRSLSPQQVERINDLSKEVEDILVHCSFRKGWTTHAAGRRKSLPLVTTVLVDKESKKTINKICNYLMEDEIVIIGIYGMAGVGKTTILMHVHNRVLEDPTFNDVFWVTVPRKFSIYKLQNEIANAVGLDNLSMDKDVKRRACILNRHLKTKRAVLCLDGLWMHFDIEDVGIPVEKGSIKLVMTTRSLDVCEKMVCQKQVKIGPLDLRDDCWVLFLKKLCFGRDLPSEVKNIASSILDKCGGLPLGIIEIATQMRGLKGVHEWKDLLQHLENSMMGLGVFKKLKLSYMNLGNLQVQQCFLHLILCFGEYSKAEIIEKVLIESFIDEGLLSGIATRQELHDKGNIILDKIKKACLGVDKDKEYLLVHPLIRDMALQIVTSTTHMVKANMGLKEIPKDKLWTDHLEKVFLQSNDIKEIPYGISPNCPKLMRLSLNNNVYLEAIHKSFFKHMKGLKVLDLSKTKITDLPDTISHLESLEALLLRECEELHFIPCVRKLGSLKKLDLSGCAMLEEVPEGMEMLVKLMYLDLLGIEIKALPEGVLGKLVNLQYLVINYMMEEEVEIELTMVEGLYCSVLNVETFNACVRLVEQNSSQPYDLALSASGNYLFRDKHERRIIIESGHSIVATVDGEIGGDGRALFPKNVQVLEVGRCSGVTSLCEVGPLNNLEELEINEWEKLEELGAVHFPRLRRLKITWCTKLKHFLKEGHELRYLQWFKIEGSEELEGINIAAPFLYNIEVYRCPKMKWVVKWQWLATCLPNLRSIKIKDCEQLEEILGGLPPIGASCRLKNIEIVGCDNLKGVLMAHDMSLHLPLLQDVIVKDCMGIEVIIGTVFNMMQPSFLNLLSLTLCSLPELKSICQGTVSSLSIQYMMIDDCQQLKRLPLLDHRPRDKHDIWIDELTWQSLEWDHQSLFQPSLQYLARSYGFSNWLDQKICAYIESSSAITARVDGQIGGDGSNLLPRNVQVLEVGGGSGVTSLSEVGPLENLEELVIEKWEKLEELGAVHVPQLQRLNINRCSKLKRLSVEGQGLPHLHWFTIRGSAKLEEIDLAAPNLNFMEVQDCRRMKRVVEWDWLITCLPNLKSIRIFGCEKLKEIIGGPLPIGATCRLTMLKIFGCNNVKGVLLTHDMLLHIPFLQDITISHCDGIEVIIGTAPNMMQPSFPKLTRLTVPDLPELKRICDRMESCDHIQYIEIYGCPKLKRIPLRLHPLDNGLLSPLPSLGRIVTDKETWQALEWDHPLARVSLEPFIEFVD